In the Populus trichocarpa isolate Nisqually-1 chromosome 1, P.trichocarpa_v4.1, whole genome shotgun sequence genome, one interval contains:
- the LOC18095940 gene encoding uncharacterized protein LOC18095940, whose protein sequence is MVQKLEAIKGGGGSIRVGTTGTIGDLMTREMESIKPSPQASASGQGKPRTFPVSMPCSATTPRKLQARKSLDEASSSGCRSGIGHRSPETTRKVKSFNKSTHRMPMLGSDNSTLDRTPSREKSDKKATHIVEIVDIKCGNPDRAWANPITNKLKKLGFSKLSESID, encoded by the coding sequence ATGGTTCAGAAACTAGAAGCTATCAAAGGGGGTGGAGGATCTATCAGGGTGGGTACCACTGGAACCATTGGTGATCTGATGACAAGGGAGATGGAATCAATAAAACCATCCCCACAAGCATCAGCATCTGGTCAAGGTAAGCCTAGAACTTTTCCTGTTTCGATGCCCTGTAGTGCTACTACTCCTAGAAAACTACAAGCAAGAAAATCATTAGATGAAGCAAGCAGCAGTGGCTGTCGCAGCGGCATTGGTCATAGAAGCCCTGAAACTACTCGGAAAGTGAAAAGCTTCAATAAAAGCACCCATCGAATGCCAATGCTTGGCTCTGATAATAGTACTTTGGATAGAACTCCTAGTAGGGAGAAATCTGACAAGAAAGCAACTCATATTGTGGAAATTGTGGACATAAAATGTGGTAACCCAGATAGAGCATGGGCTAACCCTATAACAAATAAACTGAAGAAGCTTGGTTTCTCAAAGCTATCTGAGAGCATTGACTAA
- the LOC18095941 gene encoding microtubule-associated protein TORTIFOLIA1, giving the protein MSSQAPKSSKPTKPQNQNQPTSRSPSLSTHLAMVELKQRIITCLSKLADRDTHQIALEELHTITQTISPDALPMLLNSHYDSLSETSNSKPSVKKESLHLLSLACQSHRDLTLPHLAKIISCIVKRLKDSDSSVRDACREAIGVLSGLYLKGNGGGGEGGGGGDGNGAGPMVGLFVRPLFEAMGEQNKVVQSGAAMCMAKMVECAAAEGDDSGGNVPIGAFHKLCPRICKLLNGQSFQAKAALLGVVTSLSQVGAIAPQGLESLLQNIHDCLGSTDWATRKAAADALSAIALHSSRLIADGAANSTLTVLEACRFDKIKPVRDSMTEALQLWKKIAGKGEGVPDDQKSSSLDGERHEQAELSDKNLNPNDQRKESSARDASNGTSPTKDSASKSKYGSIHDKAVVILKKKTPALTDKELNLEFFQKLEKRGSGDLPVEVVVPRRCLDSSNLNNEEESEPNDSESRGRPNRMGNSLSDDIHGAFNNKFRNIERGITGKDLRTRTFDDERIDINHRESSGSRAGFSKSDGQSEGSFINNKGNWLAIQRQLLQLERQQAHLMNMLQDFMGGSHNSMVTLENRVRGLERVVEDLAHDLTISSGRRGNNFAMGFEGSSNRPLGKYNGFSDYSSSKYNGWVPHGERFSQSDVTASGMRGRGSHWRSDTSDAWEFPTYGASRNGQAVSRRAPGSGSLNVRSPKSEHEGDQLGNRRAWEKGAGPVRHGEGPSARSVWQASKDEATLEAIRVAGEDSGLARTARVTIPEMTAEAMGDDNAGQERDPIWTSWSNAMDALKMGDMDTAYAEVVSTGDDLLLVKLMDRSGPVVDQLSNETACEVLNAIGQFLMEQNLLDICLSWIQQLAEIVLENGSHVFGIPMELKKDILLNLHEASTSMEPPEDWEGAAPDQLLLQLASAWGIEIQQFEK; this is encoded by the exons ATGAGTTCACAAGCACCCAAATCAAGTAAACCAACAAAaccccaaaaccaaaaccaacccACATCAAGATCCCCGTCCTTGTCAACCCATTTAGCCATGGTTGAACTCAAGCAAAGAATCATAACCTGTCTCTCTAAACTTGCAGACCGTGACACTCACCAGATCGCCCTTGAAGAACTTCACACAATAACACAAACAATCTCTCCTGATGCGTTGCCAATGTTGCTAAACTCTCACTATGACTCACTTTCTGAAACCTCCAATTCAAAACCCTCGGTTAAGAAAGAATCTTTACATCTTCTTTCACTTGCTTGCCAATCTCATAGAGATTTAACATTGCCCCATTTGGCAAAAATCATTTCTTGCATTGTTAAAAGGCTTAAAGATTCAGATTCTAGTGTTAGAGATGCTTGTAGGGAAGCTATTGGGGTTTTATCAGGCTTGTATTTGAAGggtaatggtggtggtggagaaggaggtggtggtggggaTGGTAATGGTGCGGGGCCTATGGTGGGGTTGTTTGTGAGACCTTTGTTTGAAGCAATGGGAGAGCAAAATAAAGTTGTGCAATCTGGAGCTGCTATGTGTATGGCGAAAATGGTGGAGTGTGCTGCTGCAGAAGGGGATGATAGTGGTGGTAATGTGCCCATTGGGGCATTTCATAAGCTGTGTCCAAGGATTTGTAAGTTGCTGAATGGACAGAGTTTCCAGGCGAAAGCGGCTTTGTTGGGGGTAGTAACGAGTTTGTCTCAG GTGGGAGCAATTGCACCACAAGGTTTGGAATCATTGTTACAAAACATTCATGACTGCCTTGGGAGCACAGATTGGGCTACACGTAAAGCTGCAGCTGATGCTTTAAGTGCTATAGCATTGCATTCAAGCCGCTTGATTGCAGATGGAGCTGCAAATTCCACACTGACAGTGCTTGAAGCTTGTCGTTTTGACAAG ATAAAACCCGTCAGAGATAGTATGACAGAAGCATTGCAATTATGGAAGAAAATTGCTGGTAAAGGAGAAGGTGTTCCTGATGACCAGAAAAGTTCCTCTCTGG ATGGAGAGCGTCATGAACAAGCTGAGTTGTCAGATAAAAATCTAAATCCTAATGACCAAAGAAAGGAGTCATCGGCAAGGGATGCATCCAATGGTACTTCCCCAACCAAAGATTCAGCATCAAAAAGCAAATACGGAAGCATTCATGACAAAGCAGTTGtaatattgaagaagaaaactccTGCTTTAACAGATAAAGAGTTAAACCTAGAATTCTTCCAGAAACTTGAAAAAAGGGGTTCTGGTGATTTGCCAGTAGAAGTAGTTGTTCCTCGTAGATGTCTCGATTCTTCCAATTTGAACAACGAGGAAGAATCAGAACCAAATGATTCAGAATCAAGGGGGAGGCCAAACCGCATGGGAAACAGCCTATCAGATGATATTCATGGAGCTTTCAACAACAAATTCCGCAATATAGAAAGAGGAATTACTGGAAAAGATTTAAGAACCAGAACATTTGATGATGAGAGGATTGACATAAACCATAGGGAGTCTTCTGGCAGTCGTGCAGGTTTCTCCAAATCTGATGGTCAATCTGAGGGATCCttcataaataataaaggaAATTGGTTGGCCATCCAGAGACAGTTATTACAGCTGGAGAGACAACAGGCTCATCTCATGAACATGCTTCAG GATTTTATGGGGGGGTCTCACAACAGCATGGTAACATTGGAAAACAGAGTTAGGGGTCTTGAGAGAGTTGTTGAAGACCTGGCACATGATTTGACAATATCATCAGGCCGCAGAGGCAATAACTTTGCTATGGGTTTTGAGGGATCTTCTAATAGACCTTTAGGGAAGTATAATGGCTTCTCTGACTACTCTAGTTCAAAGTACAATGGGTGGGTTCCCCATGGGGAAAGATTTTCCCAATCGGATGTTACAGCTTCAGGCATGAGGGGAAGGGGCTCTCATTGGAGATCAGACACATCTGATGCTTGGGAATTCCCCACATATGGAGCTTCCAGGAATGGACAGGCTGTCTCAAGGAGAGCTCCAGGCAGTGGTTCTTTGAATGTTAGATCACCTAAATCTGAACATGAAGGTGATCAGTTAGGCAACAGGAGAGCTTGGGAGAAAGGGGCAGGACCTGTTAGGCATGGTGAGGGACCTTCTGCTAGAAGTGTCTGGCAAGCCTCAAAGGATGAAGCTACCTTAGAAGCCATTCGGGTGGCTGGGGAGGACAGTGGGTTAGCTCGGACAGCAAGAGTGACCATCCCTGAGATGACCGCAGAAGCTATGGGAGATGATAATGCTGGGCAAGAAAGGGACCCTATCTGGACATCTTGGAGTAATGCAATGGATGCCCTTAAAATGGGTGACATGGATACAGCTTATGCTGAAGTTGTATCCACAGGGGATGATCTCTTGCTTGTGAAGCTTATGGACAGATCAGGTCCTGTGGTTGACCAACTTTCCAATGAGACTGCATGCGAAGTCTTGAATGCTATTGGACAGTTTCTAATGGAGCAGAACTTGCTTGACATATGTTTGTCTTGGATTCAGCAG TTGGCAGAAATAGTGTTAGAAAATGGATCCCATGTCTTTGGCATTCCCATGGAACTGAAGAAAGATATTTTGCTGAATTTGCATGAAGCTTCTACCTCCATGGAGCCCCCAGAGGACTGGGAAGGTGCAGCACCCGACCAACTTTTGTTGCAACTGGCATCTGCCTGGGGAATTGAAATACAACAGTTTGAGAAGTAA
- the LOC18095942 gene encoding DNA polymerase I A, chloroplastic/mitochondrial — MGITSTTTQISPFRPICPSYFKLSRSCPCFASREGSSRPFSVALHRFWGKIPLQVIDDMQKRDEKRRVVSRNSNAPPGLEFTTILRDGTRALWKQESNELLKQKCEYDGSVYSFKYERMDINAIQTQDKPKSQKQLISRNVGQLVDNKRPNGSSLDDILKESAWNNGSFMQRMENEKQFQSSELGHTGIGSNEQVQTKGRPHKLDIRERLTSIYESVLVVDNVTMAKEVVSKLTNQYRHLIHACDTEVARIDVKEETPIDHGEITCLSIYCGPEADFGHGKSCIWVDVLDGGGRDLLNEFALFFEDPDIKKVWHNYSFDNHVIENYGFSVSGFHADTMHMARLWDSSRRLKGGYSLEALTGDQKVMRGAGSCYKELIGKVSMKTIFGKKKLKKDGSEGKMTIIAPVEELQREEREPWICYSALDAISTLQLYKSMESELSKMPWNLDGKRVFQKSMFDFYQEYWQPFGEILVRMETEGMLVDRAYLAEVEKVAKAEQEVAANRFRNWACKYCPDAKYMNVGSDTQLRQLLFGGVPNSKDPLLTLPEDKTFKVPNVDKVIEEGKKTPTKYRNIKLCSIGVDLPIETYTASGWPSVSGVALKALAGKISDAVSDANDAAGLQLDDAVLDDSGTMTDEDSNSEGSYVENKVESEYVAGLRRFQTPEEGIEACHAIASLCEVCSIDSLISNFILPLQSSDISGKGGRVHCSLNINTETGRLSARRPNLQNQPALEKDRYKIRQAFIAAPGNSLIVADYGQLELRILAHLANCKSMLDAFKAGGDFHSRTAMNMYPHIREAIEKKQVLLEWYPQPGENKPPVPLLKDAFASERRKAKMLNFSIAYGKTPVGLSRDWKVSVAEAKETVNLWYKERKEVLKWQQARKKEARENGRVYTLLGRARVFPSLTDASSSLRGHVERAAINTPVQGSAADVAMCAMLEISKNTRLQELGWKLLLQVHDEVILEGPTESAEVAKAIVVGCMSKPFGGKNFLNVDLAVDSKCAQNWYAAK; from the exons ATGGGaatcacctccaccaccactcAAATCAGTCCTTTTAGACCAATATGCCCTTCTTATTTCAAGTTATCTCGCTCTTGTCCTTGCTTTGCCTCCAGGGAAGGTTCTTCTAGGCCTTTCTCTGTTGCCCTTCACAg GTTTTGGGGGAAAATCCCTTTGCAAGTGATTGATGACATGCAAAAGAGAGATGAGAAGAGGAGGGTGGTTTCAAGAAATTCTAATGCGCCTCCTGGTCTTGAGTTCACTACGATCCTTCGTGATGGTACTAGAGCTTTATGGAAACAGGAGAGTAATGAACTGTTGAAGCAGAAATGTGAATATGATGGTAGTGtttattcatttaaatatgAAAGGATGGATATtaatgcaatacaaacacaagaTAAACCTAAGAGTCAGAAACAACTAATTTCCAGGAATGTTGGTCAGCTGGTTGATAACAAAAGGCCAAATGGTTCATCTTTGGATGACATTTTAAAAGAGAGTGCGTGGAATAATGGATCATTCATGCAGAGAATGGAGAATGAAAAGCAGTTCCAGTCTAGTGAACTTGGACACACAGGTATTGGTTCAAATGAGCAAGTCCAGACCAAGGGAAGGCCTCACAAGCTAGACATTCGTGAGAGGCTTACTAGTATATATGAGAGTGTACTGGTTGTTGATAATGTCACTATGGCAAAGGAGGTTGTTAGTAAGCTTACAAATCAGTATAGGCATCTTATCCATGCTTGCGATACTGAG GTTGCCAGAATTGATGTGAAAGAGGAAACACCCATTGACCATGGAGAGATAACATGTCTCAGTATTTATTGTGGACCAGAGGCAGATTTTGGACACGGGAAATCTTGTATCTGGGTAGATGTTCTTGATGGTGGAGGCAGGGATCTTTTGAATGAATTTGCTCTGTTTTTTGAAGACCCGGACataaaaaag GTGTGGCACAACTACAGCTTTGATAACCACGTCATCGAGAACTACGGGTTTTCTGTTTCTGGTTTTCATGCTGATACAATGCACATGGCACGATTATGGGATTCATCAAGAAGATTAAAGGGTGGGTATTCTCTTGAAGCTCTTACAGGTGATCAAAAAGTCATGCGTGGGGCAGGATCATGCTATAAAGAATTGATTGGTAAAGTGTCAATGAAAACCATCTTTGGCaagaaaaagttgaaaaaagatGGATCTGAAGGCAAAATGACCATCATTGCCCCTGTTGAAGAGTTACAAAGAGAAGAGCGAGAACCGTGGATTTGTTATTCTGCTTTGGATGCAATAAGCACTTTGCAGCTTTATAAGAGCATGGAAAGCGAACTATCTAAAATGCCTTGGAATTTGGATGGAAAACgtgtttttcaaaaatctatGTTTGACTTCTACCAGGAATACTGGCAACCATTTGGGGAGATTCTAGTTAGAATGGAAACCGAGGGCATGCTGGTTGACCGGGCATATCTTGCTGAGGTGGAGAAGGTTGCCAAAGCAGAACAGGAGGTTGCTGCTAACAGATTTCGTAATTGGGCTTGTAAGTATTGCCCTGATGCCAAGTACATGAATGTGGGAAGTGATACACAACTGCGCCAATTACTTTTTGGTGGTGTTCCGAACAG tAAGGATCCTCTCCTTACTCTTCCAGAAGATAAAACATTCAAAGTTCCAAATGTTGATAAAGTGATTGAAGAAGGCAAGAAGACTCCCACAAAATATCGCAACATTAAGTTATGTAGCATTGGAGTTGATCTGCCTATTGAGACATATACCGCAAGTGGTTGGCCTTCAGTCAGTGGAGTTGCTTTGAAGGCCTTGGCTGGGAAGATTTCTGATGCTGTTAGCGATGCCAATGATGCTGCTGGCTTGCAGTTAGATGATGCTGTCTTGGATGATTCTGGGACAATGACAGATGAAGATTCAAATTCCGAAGGGTCCTATGTTGAGAATAAAGTAGAATCTGAGTATGTAGCAGGTTTGCGTAGGTTTCAAACACCAGAAGAAGGGATTGAGGCCTGTCATGCTATTGCTTCTTTATGTGAAGTTTGCTCTATTGATTCTTTGATATCCAACTTCATCCTCCCCCTGCAG AGCAGCGACATATCAGGCAAGGGTGGGCGTGTTCACTGTTCTCTGAATATCAATACAGAAACCGGGCGCTTATCAGCTAGGAGACCAAATTTGCAG AATCAGCCTGCTTTGGAGAAAGACCGGTATAAGATCCGTCAGGCATTTATAGCTGCACCTGGGAATTCACTTATTGTTGCTGATTATGGGCAA CTGGAACTTAGGATTCTTGCACATCTTGCCAACTGTAAGAGCATGTTGGATGCCTTTAAAGCTGGTGGAGATTTCCATTCAAGGACAGCTATGAACATGTATCCGCATATTCGTGAGGCCATTGAGAAAAAGCAAGTGCTTCTTGAGTGGTATCCTCAACCTGGTGAAAACAAACCCCCCGTTCCATTACTTAAG GATGCCTTTGCTTCTGAAAGAAGAAAAGCTAAAATGCTTAACTTTTCTATTGCTTATGGAAAGACTCCTGTGGGGCTTTCCAGGGATTGGAAG GTTTCTGTGGCGGAAGCAAAGGAAACTGTTAATCTCTggtataaagaaagaaaagaagtgcTTAAATGGCAACAAGCTCGTAAGAAAGAAGCCAGAGAAAATGGACGTGTTTACACATTGCTGGGACGGGCTCGTGTCTTTCCTTCATTGACTGATGCTAGCTCTTCTCTAAGAGGTCATGTTGAGCGGGCTGCTATCAATACCCCAGTGCAG GGTAGTGCTGCAGATGTTGCTATGTGCGCTATGCTAGAAATATCAAAGAACACACGTCTGCAGGAACTTGGATGGAAGCTGCTTTTACAg GTTCATGATGAAGTGATCCTGGAAGGACCAACTGAGTCAGCTGAGGTTGCCAAGGCAATAGTTGTTGGGTGCATGTCTAAACCCTTTGGTGGCAAGAATTTTCTTAATGTGGACCTGGCTGTTGATTCAAAGTGTGCTCAAAACTGGTATGCTGCTAAATAG